TCGTGACGATGGGGGATCCCAGCTCTTTAGTAATAACTTTTTCCACTTCATGACATTTCTGATGGGCATTTTGAATACTCATATTCCTGTCTACACGAATGTGCAGATCCAGCACAATATAGGAACCGACACGACGCATTCTAAGATTATGGGGATCAGTTACACCAGGTACGTTTCCGGCAATCTGCAGAACTTTATCCTGCAGTTCTGGTTCTACCGCGGCCTCAACCAATTCGGCCAGTGCATTCTTCAGGATACCGAAGGCCGTCCAGCATATGATGGCACTGACAATGATTCCGGCAATGGGATCAAGAATATGGAATGAAGGGCCGAGTAGAATGGCCCCGGAAATGCCCAGAAGAGCCCCGATAGACGAGAATGCATCGGAACGGTGATGCCAGGCATTGGCTATCACAGCCTGGCTCCTGATCTTCTTCCCGACCCGTAAGGTATATCTGTAAAGGATTTCTTTCGCCAGGATGGAACTGGCGGCAGCGACGAGGGCCAGATTTCCCGGTTTTCCAGGAATTTCCCCCTCCAGTGCCTGCAGAATGGCTTGCCCTCCGGAAATCAGGAGACCCGCACCAACCGCCAGAAGGGCTCCTCCAATGAACACCGTTCCCAGGGTTTCAAATTTTCCATGACCATACTGATGGTTTCTGTCTACCGGCTGCTTGGCCAGTTTGATGGTGGCCAGAACAACAATATCTGTCGCGAGGTCCGAGAGGGAGTGGACACTGTCGGCAACCATGGCGGCACTGCCGGCCACAATTCCTGCTGCCATTTTTGCAATGGAAAGGAGAAGGTTGACGATGGACCCTATGAGAGTAATCCGGCTGGCCTGGCTGGCTCTTTCAAAAGCCTCATTCATCCTAAGGCCCCCATTTTTGAATCTGCGTCTATTTTATTGAGTGCCTGTATGAGAAGGGTATTGAGGGTCTCTGTGTTTTGAGAGCCGATTGCCCCCAGCATCTGCCGGGCATATCCCTTGTGGATAGCATCGTGCAGGTTTGATATTTCAAGCCCTTTCGCTGTCAGGTTAACAACAACGGCCCGCCGATCGTCCCTGGACTTCTCCTTATTCAGATACCCCTTTTTCTCCAGAAGATTCACCGTCACTGTTGCCGTCGGCATGCTGATGGCCAATGCCTCCGCCAGCTGACCGATCCGTACTTTTCCCAGATGCCGGGCCATATCCAGGCAGTGAATCTGACTGCCTGTGAGGGAGGAGAGACTGGATGTTGAAATGGCATTCCGTTCATGATTTTCCAGACTGTAGGAAAGACGTTCAATCGTGACGGCTAGACGTGAGAGTACTTCATTACTCTCTTCTGTATAATTGTTTATATTATTTAGTTTCATTTAACTAAATAATATTCATTTTCTCAGCTTCTGTCAATATTCAAATGCTGCCGGGGCTTCTTCCTTTCTGACGAATCGGGGAAAAAATCCCGGCAGGACGAAATTTATGATCGGATACTGTACCTTTTCTCTCTTGTATCCCTGATAATATCTATGATAATTTGCTCTCAATGAAACCATTCACAACTCTCCCTCTCTCA
The genomic region above belongs to Oceanispirochaeta sp. and contains:
- a CDS encoding cation diffusion facilitator family transporter, whose protein sequence is MNEAFERASQASRITLIGSIVNLLLSIAKMAAGIVAGSAAMVADSVHSLSDLATDIVVLATIKLAKQPVDRNHQYGHGKFETLGTVFIGGALLAVGAGLLISGGQAILQALEGEIPGKPGNLALVAAASSILAKEILYRYTLRVGKKIRSQAVIANAWHHRSDAFSSIGALLGISGAILLGPSFHILDPIAGIIVSAIICWTAFGILKNALAELVEAAVEPELQDKVLQIAGNVPGVTDPHNLRMRRVGSYIVLDLHIRVDRNMSIQNAHQKCHEVEKVITKELGSPIVTIHAEPDEWS
- a CDS encoding MarR family transcriptional regulator, encoding MKLNNINNYTEESNEVLSRLAVTIERLSYSLENHERNAISTSSLSSLTGSQIHCLDMARHLGKVRIGQLAEALAISMPTATVTVNLLEKKGYLNKEKSRDDRRAVVVNLTAKGLEISNLHDAIHKGYARQMLGAIGSQNTETLNTLLIQALNKIDADSKMGALG